The genomic stretch CTGTACATTGCCACGCTAACCTTTATTTCTCTGCAGTGAATTTGGGAAAGTCTTTCATGCTAAGAGCTCGCTCACGCTGCCTCGCCTGCATTACCACTGAGATTTCCGTACTCCGAGCGTCAGCTATCCATGCAGACAGCTCCTCTTGCCGTTGGACAGAAGGTCGCCCATTACACCAGTCAGAGGGCATCCGACCACAGAGGTAGTGTTCAGTTCAGGTAATTTGCTCAACCAAGTCCACCAATTAACGTAGTCATGATTAATGATGATCGGGGTGTAAATGTGTATTCTGGACATAGCGAGTTCCTGCTATCAAACGCAAGGGGCTTGTTAGTCACTTttgcaggagggacaggagccAGCAAAATCTAGAGAACCTGTGGCTCAGTAACCGTGCGGCCCGGCGCGGAGGTGACAGACACAGGTCTGGGCATGTGTGACAGTCAGGGAACAAGATGCCAAGTGGCATGGCTGCAGTTTGCAGGTCTGCCCCGGCGGCCTGGTTCTGACGTTCCTGCCCGGATGACAGCCAAGGACAAAGGCGACCGTGACATCCTGTCACCCTCCTGCGGCTTGCTGCCCGTCGGAATCCAAGCTCTTCATCTAACGAAGAAGAAGTGGGATTCTGGGTGGGTCACGGCGACAGCCAGGTGGTCCACTTCAAACACAGGGGCCCCTgtgtcccgccccccccctcacagtCTGACACAATGCCATAATTACTGGTGGCTTCAGGTAAATACGGTGCTCCATGAAGGACCAAAAAGCCCCCCCGTGTGACACTCAGACATGTGATGAGGATTATGGGACATTGGTGACACGTACAGTTCCACTAATGAGTGATGAGGAAACTTTGCTCTAATCAAAGCTGGGGTTTATGCTATAAAAAGACAAACACAAAGGCGGGGATGGTACAAGAGATCGGTTTGGAACGAGCCGTTTTCATTTTATAAATACTTTAGGTGTTTCTCAGTCCCAAGAACAcaaagatcgtacttgtggtcttgctaACCCCAAAAATGAACTTggggcgcaatgaatcatgggattggtctcattcAGCGAGGATACAACCGATGTATCTGTCATACATGAGGCTGGGGAAGAACGAAATCCGAGGATTTTTAACATCCTCTGTACCTCTGTTCTTAGTAATGGAcctggtcttcagcaatggaagatgatggaAAACGGGTACGCGAGAACACAACGGTCAGGCGCGCAAGCCGAGGAACACCCTTAGTGAGAACGCAGAGGGCAGAGAACAGagcaaacaaacattttacTTACACAGAGAGAGATCAAGTACTAACCCCAGTAATCAGCGAGGTGACCGTAGTCTTAGTGACAGGGAGTGCCCCCGTGTTCACCACGAGCAGGATAAGTTATGAAGTCTGTGCAGTCTGTTCTCCAGACGCTGGAAGGATGTCTGTAATCCAGTAGCGGAACAGGGAACAAATAAGGGCGACCTCTCCTGTTAAAAGGGgaacaaaacacacaaacattttCACGACAGCGTCACCTCAACCCTTCCCACTCAACAACTGACCTTTCtaaatatcaataacttttgGCTGCACTTTATGTAAATTAGCCTGTTTACATACATCTCTTCTGTATAAAAAATAGTTCATATATCTATATCTCGCATTTATACAAACTAATCAGTATTTCTATCTATATACTCTCCCTTGTTCTATTCTACTCTTGAGATATATACACATTTCTCATTTGCATGCTGCCTCATTGCACCACTGTCTATTGCACTTTAATGTATCATTTGCACTTTCTGGTTTGATGctaaatacattttattgtacctgtacaatgacaattctaacctaaccctaacctaaccctaacctaaccctaacccagtcTAGTCTAATCCGATCTGAGGAGAAGCCTCGGTTTGCACTGCAAGCTCTTGGCCCCAAAGTCCCTAGAGAGCTGACCACAGATCAGATGTGGCCAAAGCGATAAAAAGCCCATTTAGCATGTGGGTGTACAGAAGAGGCCCCGTCCCGGTGAAATACGATGTTGTAAAATACTCCTGTTCACACTTTGggagtgtgtgattgtgtgtgtgtgcgtggcggGGGTCGGATCTGCTGAGGTGTGAAGAAGACCAATCTGctggagtccccccccccccccgatggagAATGCAATCAAGGGCCCCTCTAATTACTTATTTGCATACCTGTATGCCAGCAAAACAAAGCCTGCCATTTGGGACGTTTGTCACGCTTCTCCAGCAGGGCGCCGGATGTGACGCAGTCCCTAACCATCTTAACCATTCTCCACTCCGCATTTGTTCATTCGTTCATTCAGAAAACAAACGAAACAAAGTGCGCGTCGCCCGTGCGGCCGACCTTAATCGGCGCGCGGGGAAGAATCACACACGGTAGCTCGTGGAGCGTTAATTAAATGATTCGGAGCAGAAGATGCGCGGCATAAATTAAATTAGAacttttgaaggtttttattatgAACCATATGCTGGAGCTGCATAATTAACGGCTTTCTGGGCTGTGTggaggcggggagggggggggggcggtcagaGCTCCCAGTCTGCTGTACCTGTCACCAGAAAGCCTAACAGAGGGAGAGTGGCTGAGCCGTGGCCTGGTGAAGCGTCGCGTGGACATAGCGCCACTGTCCTGCCTCCGTGGGTCTCTTGCCACAGGCGTTATTTACAAACGGCGAGCGTTAGCATTAGCTGAAGGCTACGGGCGTCATCATAGCGAAGATCAGCATGGCTGCATTGTTTGGAGAAGGGGGGTGTGTAAAAATAAACCGGAGATCGATCTGCCTTGATTCAGGCCGGCACTGTCGTGGCAACCAGCGCGGGGCCCAGACGTCACAGTGGCCACCTGCTCGCATGCGCCCAAAATCCTGGGCATTGTCCAGCGCCAAGCTGCCAGTCCCCGCTGATCCCCCAAATCCTGCCATCCCCCCCCCGTTGGCTGGGCTACCTGGCCATGCACACGCTTACCCCCAACATCGACATTTAGACAGCCTGCATCCTGTTCTGCTGCGGGTTCTAAACAGAAGgcaatcccccctccccctcagatCATcccgggggggggcacatgctcACCAGGACCCATGGTGGTGCTCTGCTGGAATTGGCCCAGTTCGTTGCCTAGCCGATCCACGTCCCGTAGCAGCACCAGTGACCTGAGTCGCCACAGACGGCTCAGGTCCGAAGGCGGTACCGCCCGGTTAAAGAGCCCATTAAGCAGGACCTGTGCGCCGGACCCGGGGCTGAGGTCTTGCTGCTTCTCATCTGGGGCCGACCCTTGGGGTGAGAACAGGGCATCAGCATGGTGGAGGGGGTGGCGATGCAGCCGCTCATTACATCCGGAATGGTCACACTGGTCCTCAGCCGAGGACCACCTGCCACCTTAGCACTTGGTTAATTACACCATTACGACTAAACAATTGAAGCTATCTCCCGCAGATATGAAGTCATCAGCATCGCCATGTTCCGGACTGAAAACCACTAGTATGTGCAGCTGATTGATTCTAGTGCAATGAAAATAActgtgcacccccccctccccatgttacataaCGTGGCCCGTCTCAGAAGACCGTGTGATTACCGGCGGCCTAATCAGGACGTCTGAGAGCTCGTCACTAGGAGCCGCTTAACCTTTTCATATTATCCTTAAATGTCGCCTTTCAGCTCCCGGATCTCAGAGTTTTATATCTGATTTTTGTGTTTCCTGCTCTTCCTGCTCATCTGAGTTTTTCCACCACCCAGTTCTCATCTATGGACCTCGGTGGGGGGGAAGAGACCACAGATAAACTGCTATAACCGCTAATCTCAGAGTTCACAGTCTGAGGATGGGAAATAAGGTGCCTCTGGATGAGTGTAAAGCGGTGGATGCCGTGATCTCAAGTACAACCGGAGCTTGACGAAGCTGCTCTCACATAAGGACCATAACCAGGCATCTCTGCAAGAATACTCACGGCCATAGACTTCCAGAGTTGCCTGGAGGAATTCCAGCAGCTTAGCCATTTGATTTTCATTACTCTGAGTGTCCTCTACCGGCTCCTCGCCCTCTCTGCTGCCGTCCTCTGGCTGGTAAATGAACTGCAGGGCAGCAGCACTGGGAGTCAGACCCAGGGAGAGGAACTTCTCCTTGCGCCGTTTCTTCTTCAGCTTCCTCCTCTTGTTCCTGCTGAGCTTCGGATCATCTTCTGCCATGGTGGGCGTCACCTCGTCCTCCTGACCTCTGGCAGCCTGGACCGCCGGGCTCTCTGCACCATCTCCTCCAGCCTTCCtcaccctcctcctcctcctccttcgctGCCCTCCACACTCGAAAACCTCTTCATCCTCATCTTGCCAAATAGATAaatcaatggatttgaaattaaCTCAAAAGTTCTCTCgacaacaaataaaaaaagcCACTGAGAACATTTCACTACTGAAAGACATTTTTCTACCATTTGTAATCAGGAATCTGAAGGTGTTTCAACACGTCCACCAGCTATAAAATAAGTTTAATTAAAAGGGGCATTAAAAAACTCAAATGTcactttctgtgtgtgtttatgaaAGTATGTGAGGTGTAGTGATGTCTATAATGTGGACCTGACCTCACAAACCCTCCGACAAAGCTGATGACAGGATTACCTCCATTCTCTAAGATCTCTGAGTGATTTTTCTGATGTCATTCTGAGGGGTGAGGTCACACtgtgccccctagtggtcaggGCAAACACAACCATCAAAGGGGCAGAATGACAGTGAAAAAATCGTTTTTCTCTTCAGAGGACGCTTTGGCGGAAACTGCGATCCTATCAGACATCTCGCTCGGGGTGGTGAAATCGCAAGCAAACAATAAATGGATCAGCCAGAGGATAACCGCTGAGAATAAGTGGCCCTGAAAGGCACGGAACCTTTTATCGGACCCCAGAAAGAGAGATAAAGAGAAAAGGTAGTTTAATCGCACCTTCACCAATGGCGCAAATACAATCATGAAGAGAAACGCCTTTATTCCATTCTCTGCACCATAACTGGGGGGCTTAGCAGCcatgggcgggtggggggggttgtcgCATGCAGTAAACACAGACACTGTTGACTTGCACCCCCCACTCCGATAAGGTGACTTCGGCCAGCTGGCCAAACGAGGAGCCTTCGCCTTCAAAACTCAGCCACCGTCTCCGGTTTGTCTGACGTGCGGCACACAGCGAATACAAAACTACCCACAAAGCCACACCCCACTTCTCCCTGCAGCTGCAACAAGAGAGACCTCCGTCATCTCCTGCATACCCAGAAAACTCAGCCAAATATTAGGAGATTCAGCTCGGCGAGTTACACCCATTCAGATGACCTTAAAtctcggggaaaaaaaaatctattttgttTAAAGGTCATGTTTAGCTATTTGTTAGTAATCAATAATCCTAACATGAGCATGCAAAACGGTTCCCTTGTTCACATTTACGGTATTATTTAGTAAATCTCACCAAGAACTAAAGGCCGATTCAATTAAGATATGATCTTATAAGTTATTGCCCAACTCATAGGGTTGCATAAAATTACATCTGTTCCATCCCAGAATTCTCAGTGTTAAAGCACACTACTAATCCCTGTAAACAAAACCAGAATCGTAAACGAGGGCTTTTCTGAAGTGTGACCCGTTAAAAGAAATGTTGAGTTCTACACGTGAGATTATAGCACTCAGCAGTAATGAGTGCCACAGAAAATCTCTCTGTCAAATGTACATTGACATAAAAATACCTTTTTGCCCCAGTTACCAGGCAGATCGAAGCATTAAGACTAGAAGCTGCAATGGCAAAATACGTAGCTGTGAGTCTCCCGACTAGAACGGCAGGGGGCATGTGGCTTTTGGCTACATCCAGAGATGTGGACACTCATAAGAGCCTTCAGTTAAAAGGCTTCATTTGTTTTATCCCCTTAATTTAGCTGCAATGACTAAACTGCAATATTAGTCACGTTTTGAACGGAGAGGCCACAACCTCATCCATCCAGCTTTTCAGTCTCGGTATTTATAAAATAAGACGTGGCCCCCGCAGAAACATTCATTACATTTTTCATTAGCCCAAGAGCATCAGAAAGTGGGGGAGACTGGCTATGCAAATAAGGAACAGGCAAGATGGCTCGTAATCAGGTTTAAGTAACCCCAATTACCGTCCTGCTTTCAAATTGCAGTCAGGATGACAAAATGGAGCAACTGGATACAAATTGATGTGTAAATTTACAGAGATGATAAACCCCCCCAAAGATGGTGTCTGGACatgcagatttttgggaacacGTCTTATAATTATATTACATTCTATTTACTTTGCAGAAGCTTTTATGGAAGGTGATGTTCATTTGAGAAGACAGGGTCAGAGAGTCATaaactgtgtgtctgtctgggtTAGCGGGTTGGGACACTATGCCCGTGATGGGAAGGTtcctggttcgaatcccagcacCGATAGAGTAATGTTACCATTTGACCATTGAGTTAAATCTGACACAGTTTAAAACTGTCCATGAAGATTGTCCCCATCTTACCAGCAGGATGGACATCTGTGTTTAATACCCCAGTATCTGGGAGGGGCCCAGATCCCTTGTCATTGGACACAAAACCCGGAGGTGGGGGCAGGACTGTGTACAACCTTCTGTGTGGCTGACAGGCATCCTGTGCATCTTCCAACATACAACAAGAGAGACGAAGAGTTACTCTCAGACATTTCATTGAGGTGATAAGAGCACAAAGGGGGTATTGAAATACATCAGTACTACAGCAATCCTATCTGGGACTACTAATGTCCCTCTTCTGTGCCTTAGTGGCTGTGAGAGCCAAAATTCCTGGAATGGAAAAGGAATTTAATATAAACGCCATGTTTCAGGCTTTAATGCAACACATTACTTAGGGTATtcactgaaaacacacaaaagggAGCAGCAGAGAGGATGGGCTTCTGATGCCTACACTGCAAAAGCTTTATGTAGTATCGCGCAAAAACTACAGTGAAAAGGAGCAAATTAAGTTTTAAGATGACTGAGTCTTTCCTCGGATAAgcaaaataatagtaataaaaaaaacacgaaTAAACAGCACAGAGAGGCCGGTAGTTCACTTCACCGGTTGTCGGTCTTTTTCCCGCCTTTATGCCCGGACGCGGCTTTTCTATCGCAGCCTCGGCGTCTCTCTTCGGACTCCGGTTTTTTTCAGGCCTCGGCGGCACCGGGTACAGTTTCCCCCAAACTTTCTTGTGAAACACTGAAAGGGTGAAATCGAACGTAGTTAATGACTAACATAATCTGCCATTAATCTGGCTTGCCAAccctcacgcaagaaatcttactgcAAATttctattattccattataaacctaaaattagctacatctatAATTCTGAGATAATCTGCGAAGCCTACAGATTATTCGCAAAGTAATAACACTGttgcatacatataaatgcgtgtgcatttcgaattgaaaatctcacgccagcccgCAGAGCAAAATTGGCAACCCGGTATGAAtactttatttacttttttgataATCCCAATTAAATATCCTTAACATGTCATGCCACCTGTCCAAAAATTACAGTAGGGCCCTTATTTCTTAACACACATATTTTAATCTATTTTACGTTACTCGGTACACTCATGTAATCGGGTAATGGTACCATACTGGTATGTTAccattttaaaatttacaagcaaATTATCAACTTCCAGTAATAACACAATGTACCCAAAGTCTGAGGCAATCTACTATTAGACTATTACGCGTAAACTTGAAGATGGTTTACGTTAGGGCCACTTTATAAAACAGTGAATGATTCCGTGCATGAATTATATCATTCAATGCCTCCGAAAACTACCCATATTAAAATACAATGAAAGACATCTCAGCTGTCCCGTGCTTTTTAGCTTGGCTAGCTATTGAGCTAATGTAGTTCTGAGTAATCTGCGGCTGGCCAAGTATGTTACGCAAACTAGTGACTAGTGAACTATGCCACCAAATTGCACGTTTTCAAATAAATCTCCCCACAGAACGAAAGCAGCCCACGACGAGACGTGGTTTGGCTGCTTCAGATTCTTACCTTCTTCCCTGCTAGCCATAGCATAAGCGGAGGAAGCAACGATATCTCTACTGTTCTACTAACATTCTTCTTGTATGTTTGCCACTTGACATAAACAGTAATTAAAACTTAATTTACGATACATGCGTCGCTACTCTGTGGCTTTTTGAAGTATTTGAAGTACTGCGTTTTGGGTAGATGATCGTAATCATTCGACCTTCCCAAAATGGTGGTCACAAGGTCTCTCGCGGCTTCCGCACTAACTTTCTTGACATGCGCAGTGTCGCCTCGCTGTGAAGAGCGCTTTGACAGCAGCGCATGGGAAGCGCGACGGGAATATCAAGCAGCGCCCCAGCCTATCGACCAGCGCATACCCATTTAAACGCTTGCACTATCCCGGGAACTTCGCTGGTGGAGCTCAGCATGTAAAGGCGGCCCGAGAAGAGGAATTACCTAGAATGTCAGCGCTGAAGAAGGTAATTTTCTTTAACTGACGATACAGTATTATTCTGTTATCTGTTGGAAAAAAACTCAAGAGCTGACTTGAGAGCTGCGCGAAACTATGAATCGTCCACTGAAATATTTCACAGTCTCAGGTACATTTTTTGTGACAAATACTAGTAATAAAATGATTCATATTACCAGTTATCAGTTTTGTCCAACTACTTTTTGTATTGAGGTTTTGGTCTTTGAGCGTTTTTTATGACAtaaatggtaggggaaacatgTATATAGAAATTGTGCACATGTAATGCGGTATCGCACTTGAGGGGGAAAAAGTATTACGATGAAGGTGACGGTCCGGTGCTGTAAGGAACAGATCAGTTACGCCCTGCACGAATATCGAGTGGACAACAAACGAGGGAAAGGCATATGGATTATTATGGGGAAGTCTCCACGGCTCAGTGTTTTTAAATGCCGAGCACAGCCCCTGCTCCCACGCGCCTAAACTGTTATTTCCCTCAGATTATAGTGCCAAGGCACGCATGATTTATACTTGCAGGTATTTCTCTGAATGGCCGCTCCGCTTAACTTTACTCCGCTGCCAATTAAGCGGGATCCTCGCTTTCGCCCCACTGCCTTTTTCCATTTCGCTATGGATGGTGAAGTTTTTTTAAATTCCTATGGCACTGCGACCCCCTATGCATGCCTTGGGTCCCGTAAAGGTGAAGCAGCAGAAATGTGTGTGCCTGCAGTGCCGGAGAAGGGACCGCAAGGACGGCAGCACTGATTAAAGACCAGCCCGTGCAGACGCTGGGAAAACACCGTGCAGACACATTACATAATGCATATAGGGATAATCCGATAACGAGGGGATTCCGCGAGCCCGATACCTGAACTGATCGATCCGAGGTTGGCGTTCTCTGCTTTAAAAGGCTGCTGGACCCAAAAAACCCGTCGTGGGAACTACTGTCGGGAATATGCTTTTGACACCGCAACCGACCCTACCTTTGCGTGGAAAATAGCCTCGTTTCCTCCACGTTTCTTGTTCATAGGTATGGCATGATGTCCTGCTGGGAGCTGCCCTCCAGCGTAgcatgtgtgtgcttgtgtgtatgTAATTGGGCTGGTTTCTTTCTTCTTTATTAATTAGATCATCGTAAAGTCGCGTGCGCTCTCATCCTTTTTGATGTTAATATGAAGGGAATAGTTGCATATAAAGCAGAGGGGTGTTTTTCAGTGCTCAGTCTCTGAAATTGTCAGAAATTCCAGTGCCGTGTCCTTCCGTCTAGCAAAATGAATGCAGTTATGAATATTGGTCTTTGCAAACTGTAGGAAATGAATATGCACAGAGTGGCAGAGGTTGGGGAgatatagtggggcagggattAGCACTGGTGCCCCACTCCTCTGGGGGTAGGTTGGAGTCTCCGCTATGgctccctgtgtgtggagtttgcatgttctccccgtgttgtcgtggggtttcctccagggactctggtttcccccctacACTCCAAAAACATGTCAATGTTAATTGGCaaactgcccgtaggtgtgcatgtgtgagtgaatggtgtgtggttGCCCTGTAATGGGATGGCGCCCccttctgggttgttccctgccttgcgcccataggcggAATAACAACCCTGAATATCAGAGGATGTACAGGCTGCGGTATGCCGCTCCATGACCCCTCCGCACAGTGGCTTTGAAGCATGACACACCTTTTTGGCAGGGATTCTGATGGATGCATGTgcttgcatgcatgcatgcatgcatctcTCAGCCTCTGTCTCTATGCTGAGTGGGGACTCACCCAGCCGGAACAGAGAGCCTGCACGCGGAGCACCATTTATGCAAAGTGTCCCACCCTCGTTCATTATGCAGACGTACAAAGGTACCTTCGCAGGGCAGCGACAGAGGAGAGGCGATTTTCAGTGTGATGGAATtgattgggggggagggggggtctatGGGCCACATGAGGCTTAGTGACAGGGATGTGGACTGTAAGCAGTAAGAGAGCGTGTGAGCATGTGAGGCGGCGAAGCTGTAGGGGGCGCTATTTTGCATGCAGTCACCCCTTCGTGTCTGGAGTGCCTCAGCCATGTAATGAATGCCAGCGTTCACTAACGCAAAATCTGGTTTTAGTATAAGCAGGAAATTAATTTATATGTAgtgtgttttatttaatatatcAGAGCTGGCTTTTTTCTTCACAAGACACAGCCCATTTATCCAGCTGCTAGACCCCTTTTTGAATGGACTGGGATAGTCAGAAACCCGGCAAGGCAGTCGGGTCCAGGTTCAAGCCGGTCACGTGGGAGGTCGCGTGATCGGACCGCGCGCCTAGGGAGGTGCTGCCGTGGCCCCCAAGCCAGCCTCTCTCTGGACGAACAACACCTCAGACCGCATGACATTCCTTTGGTTGCATAACCGTAAATAAGCAAAGACGGCATGTTTTAAGAGGGGCTGGAGTCACCTTATTAGATGAGAGAGAACTAGAGAGGAATGCGAAAAGGAGGCGCTCGGTCTCACTTTGCTGGTTTTTCACCCGtgacaaaatgaatgcatattttaaaaaaatgtatgggATATGATCAATCGGTCTGACCTTGCGTGCCCACCTGGCTCTTCATGTCATTGCCGCTGAGATCATGTGCGTGTTAGACGTTCAGAAATGTTGCTGTACCTCGTGAATGTCAACCCAGCTCCCTGAGCCAGACTGAAGCGTTCCTGGGCTGCCGGAAGATGGTTGTGCTCCTGTTTCTGCCACTCTCCACTTAAAGAGTTTAATAATAGCGTGAAAGAACGTTTTTGACACCGTCATGGCACCTTTCAAGTGCCGGGGGCTGACTCTTCCGCGCTAATGACTTCACGCTGGAGTAGTGAAGCGTACGCTTTTTAACGTGGTTCAGGTCTTTGTCGTAATGCCACAGAGAAGCCAGGTGTATTACCAAAGAAATTAGACATTGGTCCCAATGTCGGTACTGGTGTATCTATTTGCATCCACGTAGATATTTCACGATCCTTAGGAATGCCATTTCTGGTTCAGAAagatatttgtgtttttttttacttttgattcAGGACAGGCTGTATTTTATCAAACGGCAATTCATTCTGTTATGTTATTGTTATGGGTTTCAAGTTGGGACTGTGAACGTGGGGAATCGGACTGGGCACAGTTCGCTCAGCTATTAGGCAACACAGGATTTTGCCGTTTTGCAAATCCAGCTAAGTCAGCACTAGTGCACCCCACTGTAATTTCTTGCGGTTTCCTCTCATGTCAAGCGATTCGAGACTCGATACCTGTCACGCAAGCAAAGCCTGCGTTCCCGTTTGTTTGTCCCGCTGGCCGCCCTACGGCTTGTCACTTTTCGCCTTGTGGGGAAAATGCAGACACGTGATCGAGTGAGGGGAAttgtgaacccccccccagtACCTCCCAGAGTGTCCTCTGTCACTGGGGGCTTCTGATTCGGCAATCAGGTTGACCTCAGGCTGGACAAACCCAAGACTGAGAGCTGCAAACTTACTAGTACAGCTTTAAGGCTTTATGATGAGTTACGATGAGTTTGAAATGCGCATTTCTAATTGGAGCGCAGTTAACATGAAACACTGACCAACTTTCACATGGCTGTCACCGTGGGCAGCTAATTCATGTCCAGAAAGTCAAAAATCCAAAATCTAGatctttcaaccaatcagttgagtactctgtgactgtgactttttATATTCAACTGGCTGCTTGAATCCACCACTGGCTTTCAGTATGAGTCAGGTGCCTGGTCATCTGCTCTCATCAAAGACTCTTGACTCTGTATTAATGCTATCCTGCTTGGCgctgtttcctgtctgccattATCCACCATAATTAAGGATGCCTGAGGGTACAGAATGGGACATGCACCCCTTGGTGGGGTTTATTGTGCTCTGTAAAAAGGATTTCCACAGACACCCTTCACCTCTCCTCCCACTCATTTAGCTAATTTCTTAAGCTCCCCATACCTTTGGCTCAATCACCCTTTCATGTGGAGTGACTGGGGAGTTTATGGGTAATGTAGTTCTATAGTATATACAGAGTTTTTGCTTACAGATGTCTGCTTTCTGTGCAGTTCCCTAACTTCCATGGTTCTTGGGTATAAGGCAAAAAGAGGGCTGTGGAGTGCCAAGAGATGGAGAGAGGACGTAGCCATTTGAATTCACCTGAAGTTCATGACAACATTTGAGCCTCTGAAGGCAAATATCAGTCAGCCAAGATGCTCTCGCTGCTGGATGAGACCTCTCCCCCAGCGATCGATTGTGCCCTCTCGAGCCCCACGGATGTCACCTGATCTTCCTACATGAACTCCGTCTCACTGACACAGAAAGGCGCACAGACACACTCATGGTTGCATAATTATCGACACGCCTAGCCGGTAATTAATCCCAAATATGCAATTACCCAGCTCATTAATTATTAACTTAATGAACCTGGTGGTTTTCAAACAAAAGTGAATGTGTTTCTCTATACAGACTGCTGAACAttgtgtaagtgctggggggggggggcagcccatcagcATGGTTCTGGTTTTGCCTGGTGGCTGCAGTGTAATTTAATCTCCCCATAACCTTACATGTGCCGCgctcctccacccccccccacccccccacttccGAGAGATGCTGGGGGGCAACTCTGAGctttttttattctctgctccACCACATGGCCACTCGAGGGACACTTAGATCACCCCTGTTTATCTCCCTGGGGAG from Brienomyrus brachyistius isolate T26 chromosome 14, BBRACH_0.4, whole genome shotgun sequence encodes the following:
- the LOC125707908 gene encoding glutamate-rich protein 1: MASREEVFHKKVWGKLYPVPPRPEKNRSPKRDAEAAIEKPRPGIKAGKRPTTDAQDACQPHRRLYTVLPPPPGFVSNDKGSGPLPDTGVLNTDVHPADEDEEVFECGGQRRRRRRRVRKAGGDGAESPAVQAARGQEDEVTPTMAEDDPKLSRNKRRKLKKKRRKEKFLSLGLTPSAAALQFIYQPEDGSREGEEPVEDTQSNENQMAKLLEFLQATLEVYGRSAPDEKQQDLSPGSGAQVLLNGLFNRAVPPSDLSRLWRLRSLVLLRDVDRLGNELGQFQQSTTMGPGEVALICSLFRYWITDILPASGEQTAQTS